In Cyanobium sp. WAJ14-Wanaka, the following are encoded in one genomic region:
- a CDS encoding DMT family transporter produces the protein MNRQHQGLLRGLLAAVTFGLSAPLISTLTASGSPLSIAGLLYGGSALVLLAARSVLGKSNQESSVKRQDLGMLAMLTLIGGIAAPICLVSSLALLSAGSASLLLNLEAIFTMGIAIVVGREHLSSKGITAAVLILAGAVIIGGGTTTGPTLYGAVLIALACLGWGIDNNISQRLSIRDPIQVALLKSVGAAVPMLIVAGMAGARFPTPIETALFLVIGGIGYGLSIWLDLLALRELGAARESVIFATAPFVGAGFSVVVLKETMGSNLLAAGALMVGGIALLLLEDHAHWHRHSEEWHEHKHCHSPIDQDPHHAHEHPNGETDDTKQDQPLWHSHTHKHEPITHAHPHASDDHHRHQH, from the coding sequence ATGAACCGCCAGCACCAGGGTTTGCTCAGGGGTCTGCTTGCTGCAGTGACCTTCGGATTGAGCGCCCCACTCATCAGCACCCTCACCGCCTCAGGGTCGCCACTTTCGATTGCGGGTCTGCTCTATGGCGGGTCTGCGCTTGTGTTGCTAGCAGCAAGGAGTGTGCTGGGCAAAAGCAACCAGGAGAGTTCGGTTAAACGCCAAGATCTTGGGATGCTGGCAATGCTGACCTTGATCGGTGGCATCGCAGCGCCCATCTGTTTAGTAAGTAGCCTGGCGCTTCTTTCGGCGGGGTCCGCATCCCTGCTGCTGAACCTAGAGGCGATCTTCACGATGGGAATCGCCATCGTGGTGGGTAGAGAGCACCTCAGCAGCAAAGGAATCACCGCAGCGGTACTGATCCTTGCTGGCGCAGTGATCATTGGTGGTGGAACAACCACTGGTCCCACCCTTTACGGAGCAGTTCTTATTGCCCTGGCGTGTCTGGGATGGGGCATTGACAACAACATCAGTCAGCGCCTGAGCATCAGGGATCCAATCCAAGTTGCCTTGCTGAAATCAGTTGGTGCTGCAGTACCGATGCTGATTGTTGCTGGTATGGCAGGAGCAAGGTTCCCCACGCCTATCGAGACGGCACTCTTCCTTGTAATTGGTGGCATCGGATATGGACTTTCTATCTGGTTGGATTTGCTGGCATTAAGGGAATTGGGTGCTGCCAGGGAATCGGTAATTTTTGCGACGGCACCTTTCGTTGGTGCTGGTTTTTCAGTTGTCGTCTTAAAGGAAACAATGGGCAGCAATCTGCTTGCCGCTGGTGCCTTGATGGTTGGGGGCATTGCCCTGTTGCTTCTAGAAGACCATGCCCATTGGCATCGCCACAGCGAAGAGTGGCATGAGCACAAGCACTGTCACTCCCCAATTGATCAGGACCCCCACCATGCCCATGAGCATCCAAATGGGGAAACAGATGATACAAAACAGGATCAACCTTTATGGCATTCCCATACCCATAAACACGAACCCATCACACACGCGCATCCCCATGCCAGTGATGACCATCACCGCCATCAGCATTGA
- a CDS encoding helix-turn-helix transcriptional regulator yields the protein MAKQVRFTLAKAIAKANLRRAETGEKAITMNSLATQAGVAATTITRLGRIADDPKAASALSLELAGKIVTVLDCEIGDLLEVFEG from the coding sequence ATGGCAAAACAAGTGCGTTTCACCCTCGCTAAGGCAATCGCCAAGGCAAATCTGCGTCGTGCTGAGACAGGTGAAAAGGCAATCACGATGAACTCGCTGGCAACTCAGGCAGGAGTGGCAGCAACGACCATCACAAGGTTGGGGCGTATTGCTGACGACCCAAAAGCGGCATCGGCACTTTCTTTGGAGTTGGCGGGAAAAATTGTGACGGTGCTGGATTGTGAGATTGGGGATTTGTTGGAGGTTTTTGAGGGGTAG
- a CDS encoding S1C family serine protease, with protein MKTTAVVIGFLLSTAIASPSIAQQPIDTPSSAVPAPGEPPFTKELPNDIDWKSPQETPPYSTILKIKSAFDGSAEYVVFDKDWRNNMNGTETGIRTRWSSDKLEGQIYLKAGCGILACPFGSIIDIRGLPSPIVISSGGQEFRIYGEDGEFILPTAFGKSLAEIATSVTVKIGESGKTFTLGKGSVDALKKLFLAISTKEEPPKFILSAEPLQQKSTSFQKQVASALTRVVGIKSPKGSGTAFVAESTGILLTNRHVVGSSKKIEVTYSDGTKKDGDVIFKDREIDLAVIKVVSPPKISPLPLCYATYPKPAEDVIVLGNPLGLANTVTKGIVSALRRSDGDLKSVTPEGTTLIQTDAAINPGNSGGPMLNQDGEVIGIVSFKKSSGEGTGFAISIVDALQAMKVKKPGIAKNLAISECGNLIPSVSNKVKK; from the coding sequence ATGAAGACTACAGCGGTTGTAATTGGTTTTCTCCTTTCTACGGCAATCGCTTCGCCATCCATTGCTCAACAACCTATTGATACTCCAAGTAGTGCAGTTCCTGCACCTGGAGAACCCCCCTTCACCAAGGAACTACCCAATGACATTGATTGGAAGTCTCCCCAAGAGACACCGCCTTACTCAACAATATTAAAAATCAAAAGCGCATTTGATGGATCTGCTGAGTATGTAGTTTTTGATAAGGATTGGCGCAACAATATGAATGGAACGGAGACAGGGATAAGAACTAGGTGGTCAAGCGATAAATTAGAGGGTCAAATTTATCTCAAAGCAGGATGCGGAATTCTCGCCTGTCCATTTGGCAGCATTATTGATATAAGAGGCCTTCCTAGTCCTATTGTCATTAGTTCAGGCGGACAAGAATTCAGAATTTATGGTGAGGATGGCGAGTTCATATTACCAACTGCTTTTGGCAAGTCTCTCGCAGAGATTGCTACTTCTGTCACTGTCAAGATTGGAGAATCAGGAAAGACTTTCACTCTGGGCAAAGGAAGTGTAGATGCACTAAAGAAACTTTTTTTGGCAATTTCTACTAAGGAAGAACCTCCAAAATTTATCCTCTCAGCAGAACCTCTTCAGCAGAAGTCGACATCATTCCAAAAGCAAGTTGCATCTGCTCTTACTAGAGTTGTGGGTATAAAAAGTCCAAAGGGTAGTGGGACAGCATTTGTGGCAGAAAGCACAGGAATTCTTCTGACTAATCGGCACGTCGTCGGTTCATCTAAAAAAATTGAAGTCACATATTCTGACGGAACTAAAAAGGATGGTGATGTAATATTCAAGGATAGGGAAATTGACCTAGCAGTAATCAAAGTTGTTTCGCCTCCTAAAATCTCGCCTCTTCCGCTGTGTTACGCAACCTATCCAAAACCCGCCGAAGACGTAATTGTTCTGGGTAATCCTTTGGGTCTCGCTAACACTGTTACAAAGGGGATAGTCAGCGCACTAAGGAGATCTGATGGCGACCTGAAGAGCGTTACTCCAGAAGGAACTACCTTGATACAAACTGATGCCGCCATAAATCCTGGAAATAGTGGCGGACCAATGCTGAATCAGGATGGTGAGGTCATTGGAATCGTTTCATTTAAGAAATCCTCTGGAGAAGGCACAGGATTTGCCATCTCGATAGTTGATGCACTTCAAGCAATGAAGGTCAAGAAACCTGGAATTGCAAAAAATCTCGCAATCAGCGAATGTGGCAACCTAATACCTTCCGTGTCCAATAAGGTAAAGAAATAA
- a CDS encoding thermonuclease family protein, giving the protein MIVYREIARIARLKRCKFRLIIGFHLPLLLALLAPTAKAANVLSIGDGDTITVSEGSQRIKVRFACIDAPETSQAPYGLAARQKLQGLLPIGSQVTLKTKATDRYGRSVAEVFKVGTNINQTLVGSGDAFVYWQYISGCDRETYSQLETDARAQGIGVWSVTGGIQRPWDYRRSRRGNRASTSGASGGGRYRCKEIGSWSKAQELLKQGHTYLDRDGDGEACETLK; this is encoded by the coding sequence ATTATAGTTTATCGTGAAATAGCAAGAATTGCCCGACTAAAGAGATGCAAGTTTAGATTAATTATTGGTTTTCATCTGCCATTACTGCTTGCGCTGTTAGCGCCTACTGCAAAAGCGGCAAATGTCCTCTCAATTGGTGATGGAGACACAATCACGGTTAGCGAAGGATCCCAACGGATCAAGGTTCGCTTTGCCTGTATTGATGCTCCAGAAACCTCCCAGGCACCCTATGGATTAGCAGCAAGGCAAAAACTCCAGGGTCTGCTTCCCATTGGTTCACAGGTCACCCTGAAGACCAAGGCAACCGATCGCTACGGCAGAAGTGTCGCTGAGGTATTCAAGGTAGGAACAAACATCAACCAAACCCTGGTGGGATCTGGAGATGCCTTCGTCTACTGGCAATACATCAGTGGGTGTGACCGTGAGACCTACTCCCAATTGGAGACAGATGCCCGTGCCCAGGGAATTGGCGTCTGGTCTGTGACTGGTGGAATCCAGCGTCCCTGGGATTACAGGCGCTCAAGGCGTGGCAATAGGGCCTCCACCTCTGGAGCGTCAGGAGGCGGCAGGTATCGCTGTAAGGAAATCGGGTCCTGGAGCAAGGCACAGGAACTGCTTAAGCAAGGGCATACCTACCTGGATCGTGATGGCGACGGGGAGGCGTGTGAAACGCTGAAGTAG
- a CDS encoding lipid-A-disaccharide synthase-related protein, with translation MSSRLLVLSNGHGEDLIALRVIEALVKRGGCPPIAVLPLVGEGEVFGPASRNGSLELVGARQKLPSGGFSNQSLGGLGRDLAAGLPLLSWLQWQLVRRWGKTGNPVLAVGDLWPLLLASLSGAPFGFIGTPKSDYTWASAPPQGWGRSTWADAYHRCKGSEWDPWEWALMGQRRCRLVAVRDGLTARGLRRHGLNALAPGNPMMDGFAAIPLPDWLRGQRRILMLPGSRMPEALGNASRLLAALKLLPELPAPTTVLVACGSQPDAPAWASLLQQAGWRQGANDSQGSDSLLPQSIWELPRPRAPLQLVLGPGCFNHWAPWAELGLATAGTATEQLVGLGVPVLSLPGPGPQFKAPFARRQSRLLGGAVLPCHGSRELAERLALLMAEPALCQQLGHRGRQRMGGPGGSAQLAGLVAERLLASDRLG, from the coding sequence ATGTCCTCCCGCCTGCTGGTCTTAAGCAACGGCCACGGGGAGGATTTAATTGCCCTCCGGGTGATCGAAGCCCTGGTCAAGCGCGGTGGCTGTCCGCCCATCGCGGTACTGCCCCTGGTGGGGGAGGGCGAAGTCTTTGGCCCCGCCAGTCGCAATGGCAGCCTCGAACTGGTCGGAGCCAGGCAAAAACTGCCCAGCGGTGGCTTCAGCAACCAAAGCCTGGGCGGCCTGGGCCGGGATCTAGCCGCCGGACTGCCCCTATTGAGCTGGCTCCAGTGGCAGCTGGTGCGGCGCTGGGGGAAAACGGGCAATCCCGTGCTTGCCGTTGGCGACCTTTGGCCCCTGCTGTTGGCCTCCTTGAGCGGAGCGCCCTTTGGCTTCATCGGCACCCCCAAGAGCGATTACACCTGGGCCTCCGCCCCCCCCCAGGGCTGGGGGCGATCTACCTGGGCCGATGCCTACCACCGCTGCAAAGGCAGCGAATGGGACCCCTGGGAATGGGCCTTGATGGGCCAGCGGCGCTGCCGGCTGGTGGCCGTAAGGGATGGCCTCACCGCCCGGGGCCTCAGGCGCCATGGGCTGAACGCACTGGCGCCGGGAAATCCAATGATGGATGGCTTTGCTGCCATACCCCTGCCCGATTGGCTTAGGGGCCAGCGACGCATTTTGATGCTGCCGGGTAGCCGGATGCCCGAGGCCCTGGGCAACGCCAGCCGACTGCTGGCTGCCCTCAAGCTGCTGCCCGAACTACCAGCTCCCACCACCGTGCTAGTGGCCTGCGGCAGCCAACCCGACGCCCCCGCCTGGGCCTCCCTGTTGCAGCAGGCTGGCTGGCGGCAGGGGGCCAACGACTCCCAGGGAAGCGACAGCCTGCTGCCGCAATCGATTTGGGAGCTGCCGCGGCCCAGGGCACCCCTGCAGCTGGTGCTCGGCCCCGGCTGCTTTAACCACTGGGCCCCCTGGGCAGAGCTGGGCTTGGCCACGGCAGGCACGGCCACCGAACAATTGGTGGGCCTGGGGGTGCCGGTGCTCTCCCTGCCCGGGCCAGGCCCCCAATTCAAGGCCCCCTTTGCCCGCCGCCAGAGTCGTCTGCTGGGCGGAGCGGTGCTGCCCTGCCACGGAAGCCGGGAATTAGCCGAAAGGCTGGCCCTGCTCATGGCTGAACCGGCCCTCTGCCAGCAACTGGGACACCGCGGACGCCAACGGATGGGGGGCCCTGGCGGCAGCGCCCAGCTGGCCGGGTTAGTGGCCGAGCGGTTGTTGGCATCAGACCGGCTGGGATGA
- a CDS encoding ribonuclease D: MAAPSPASNLPAPARFAVFDGDLDGEWAALYAGARALAVDTEAMGLIHGRDRLCLVQICDDHDNVCCIRLSRGQDGAPLLKALMENPAIEKVFHFARFDVAALAENLAITVNPIFCTKVASRLGRTYSPRHGLKEVVQELVGVELDKQAQSSDWGQVEDLSDAQLAYAAGDVRYLLAARDRLETMLKREERWDLAERCFGCIPVFAELDRNRFHLLFEHSTGGNR; the protein is encoded by the coding sequence ATGGCCGCGCCTTCCCCCGCCAGCAACCTGCCAGCCCCCGCCCGTTTCGCTGTTTTTGATGGGGACCTCGATGGCGAGTGGGCGGCCCTCTATGCCGGAGCCCGGGCCCTGGCGGTGGATACCGAAGCGATGGGCCTGATCCATGGCCGTGATCGGCTCTGTCTGGTGCAGATCTGTGATGACCACGACAACGTTTGCTGCATCAGGCTTTCCAGGGGCCAGGACGGCGCCCCCCTGCTCAAGGCCCTCATGGAAAACCCAGCGATCGAGAAGGTTTTTCACTTCGCCCGCTTTGATGTGGCGGCCTTGGCCGAAAACCTGGCCATCACGGTGAATCCAATCTTTTGCACCAAGGTGGCCAGCCGTTTGGGCCGCACCTACAGCCCTCGCCATGGCCTCAAGGAGGTGGTGCAGGAGCTGGTGGGTGTGGAGCTCGACAAGCAGGCCCAAAGCTCTGACTGGGGCCAGGTGGAAGACCTCAGCGACGCCCAGCTGGCCTATGCGGCAGGGGATGTGCGCTACCTACTGGCCGCCCGCGACCGGCTGGAAACGATGCTCAAGCGGGAGGAGCGTTGGGATTTGGCCGAGCGCTGCTTTGGCTGCATCCCGGTGTTTGCGGAGCTGGATCGCAACCGCTTTCACCTGCTCTTTGAGCACTCCACCGGCGGCAACCGCTGA
- a CDS encoding cofactor assembly of complex C subunit B, producing MANTGSTLLLTLLLAIGLVFFLRAASKDRTTVVEVHSGKPALEVLEGLSLWLTARGWQANGGDPEQQLLRFRGQVSSSATLALLLSLLGAVGAACLGLVIRQLLPQLGWWPLLLALAGPLAGFLYRRRAERDESLDLRLVKEIEGQGCSLRLRAHRDELIALELELAEPLQLASDGALLSSPI from the coding sequence ATGGCCAACACCGGCTCCACCCTGCTGCTCACCCTGCTACTGGCCATCGGGCTGGTCTTTTTCCTGCGGGCCGCCAGCAAGGACCGCACCACGGTCGTTGAAGTGCATTCGGGCAAGCCCGCCCTCGAGGTGCTCGAGGGCCTGAGCCTTTGGCTCACCGCCCGGGGCTGGCAGGCCAACGGCGGCGATCCCGAGCAACAGCTACTGCGCTTCCGCGGCCAGGTGAGCTCCAGCGCGACCCTGGCCCTGCTGCTTTCACTGCTGGGCGCCGTGGGCGCCGCCTGCCTCGGCCTGGTGATCCGCCAACTGCTACCCCAGCTGGGCTGGTGGCCCCTGCTGCTGGCCCTGGCCGGGCCCCTGGCCGGATTTCTATATCGCCGCCGGGCCGAGCGCGATGAAAGCCTGGATCTGCGCCTGGTCAAGGAAATCGAAGGCCAGGGCTGCAGTTTGCGGCTAAGGGCACACCGCGATGAACTGATCGCCCTGGAATTGGAGTTGGCAGAGCCGCTACAACTGGCCAGCGATGGGGCCCTTCTGAGTTCTCCTATCTAG
- a CDS encoding dehydrogenase yields MKRLPLQTKLSRFALIAACLALATGAQAQNLAASADPLLGTRAPYSKNWLGINSAHPSTEILVMAGHSDSQGVGGSGTGGAAVSLYGARPMQSGMTDELYWNLQVAQAVVALGQSRGLSMRFYDPPSRSIASGSDPRTTWSIGKAHVNQGGYAMEIHFDAYGRDGVGSGLIPPINKPLSNIDESLAAAFGAYPRNFRDGLGAPKRGIAILEVGKLEGSLEQSLRNPQTREATVAAIAERIVNALHIGLKQPPTDTNLAIDINGFGPISPPPDVVSNAP; encoded by the coding sequence ATGAAGCGTCTGCCCTTGCAAACCAAACTCAGCCGCTTCGCTTTGATCGCCGCATGCCTGGCCCTGGCAACTGGCGCCCAGGCCCAAAACCTGGCTGCCAGCGCCGATCCCCTGCTGGGCACGCGGGCGCCATACAGCAAAAACTGGTTGGGGATTAATTCAGCCCATCCGAGCACCGAAATCCTGGTGATGGCTGGCCACTCCGATTCCCAGGGTGTGGGCGGCTCGGGCACCGGAGGAGCTGCCGTCTCCCTCTATGGCGCCCGGCCGATGCAGAGCGGCATGACCGATGAGCTCTATTGGAATCTCCAGGTTGCCCAGGCAGTGGTGGCCCTGGGCCAAAGCCGCGGCCTAAGCATGCGCTTTTACGACCCCCCTAGCCGATCAATTGCCAGTGGCAGCGATCCACGCACCACCTGGAGCATCGGTAAGGCCCATGTAAATCAAGGCGGCTACGCCATGGAAATCCACTTCGATGCATACGGCAGAGATGGGGTGGGATCGGGCCTAATTCCACCAATCAACAAGCCCCTCAGCAATATCGACGAAAGCCTGGCGGCGGCCTTTGGGGCCTATCCCAGGAACTTTCGCGATGGCCTGGGCGCCCCAAAGAGGGGGATCGCCATTCTGGAGGTGGGCAAGTTGGAGGGTTCCCTTGAGCAGTCGCTGCGCAATCCCCAGACCCGCGAAGCAACCGTGGCGGCCATTGCCGAGCGGATCGTCAATGCCCTGCACATCGGCCTAAAACAGCCGCCTACTGACACAAACCTCGCCATTGACATCAATGGCTTTGGGCCAATCAGTCCACCGCCTGATGTGGTGAGCAACGCTCCCTAA
- the hemF gene encoding oxygen-dependent coproporphyrinogen oxidase, giving the protein MGTRSMLKAWLNRKKASPLEIPPPDSRARAKALLMGLQDSMCAGLEQLDVEGRFQEESWERPEGGGGRSRVMKAGRIFEQGGVNFSEVEGDQLPPSILSQRPEAKGQRWFATGTSMVLHPRNPYVPTVHLNYRYFEAGPVWWFGGGADLTPYYPFLEDAKHFHRTLKGACDSVNPAYYKVFKPWCDEYFYLKHRDETRGVGGIFYDYQDPRGVLYKGQDPDGPAAQVSNANGALAQGWEQLFSLASACGNAFLPSYVPIVEKRHALAYGERERQFQLYRRGRYVEFNLVFDRGTIFGLQTNGRTESILMSLPPLVRWEYGYRPEAGSREALLTELFTRPQDWLADGALRERCSPHQAVD; this is encoded by the coding sequence ATGGGCACGCGCTCAATGCTTAAGGCCTGGCTAAACCGCAAAAAAGCCTCGCCCCTGGAGATCCCACCCCCAGACTCCCGCGCCAGGGCCAAGGCCCTGTTGATGGGCCTACAGGATTCGATGTGCGCCGGCCTCGAGCAACTCGACGTTGAGGGGCGTTTTCAGGAAGAAAGTTGGGAAAGGCCCGAGGGGGGCGGCGGCCGCTCGCGGGTGATGAAGGCTGGCCGCATCTTTGAGCAGGGCGGCGTCAATTTCTCAGAGGTAGAGGGCGATCAACTGCCCCCCTCGATCCTCAGCCAAAGGCCGGAAGCCAAGGGGCAGCGCTGGTTTGCCACGGGCACCTCGATGGTGTTGCACCCCCGCAATCCCTATGTGCCCACGGTGCACCTCAACTACCGCTACTTCGAGGCTGGCCCGGTTTGGTGGTTTGGCGGTGGGGCAGACCTAACCCCCTACTACCCCTTCCTTGAGGATGCCAAGCACTTTCACCGCACCCTCAAGGGAGCCTGCGACTCTGTAAACCCCGCCTATTACAAGGTTTTCAAGCCCTGGTGCGACGAGTATTTCTATTTGAAGCACCGCGATGAAACCCGCGGGGTGGGCGGAATTTTCTACGACTACCAGGACCCCCGCGGGGTGCTTTACAAGGGCCAAGACCCCGACGGGCCCGCAGCCCAGGTGAGCAATGCCAATGGGGCGTTAGCCCAGGGTTGGGAGCAGCTTTTCTCCCTGGCTTCGGCCTGCGGCAATGCCTTCTTGCCCAGCTACGTGCCGATCGTGGAAAAGCGCCATGCCCTTGCCTATGGCGAGCGGGAGCGCCAGTTCCAGCTCTATCGCCGCGGTCGCTATGTGGAGTTCAACCTGGTGTTTGACCGCGGCACGATCTTTGGCCTGCAAACCAATGGCCGCACTGAATCAATTTTGATGTCGCTGCCCCCCCTGGTGCGCTGGGAGTACGGCTACAGGCCAGAAGCTGGCAGCCGTGAGGCGCTCCTCACCGAGCTCTTCACCAGGCCCCAGGATTGGTTGGCGGATGGGGCCCTTAGGGAGCGTTGCTCACCACATCAGGCGGTGGACTGA
- a CDS encoding Mrp/NBP35 family ATP-binding protein: MPPTAPSSEPTSGASSGANAAATLEQAQGALEGVKDAGSGRSVVELGWIGPAKLQGERAVIRLALPGFAQGQQGRIAEEARSALLALEGIKEVQIEVGQPAGAAPIGAAGHGAAGHGAAGHGQVPERQPIPGVKKVIAVSSGKGGVGKSTVAVNLACALAGRGLKVGLLDADIYGPNAPTMLGVADRTPEVQGEGPSQVLTPIETCGIAMVSMGLLIAENQPVIWRGPMLNGIIRQFLYQVNWGERDVLVVDLPPGTGDAQLSLAQAVPMAGVIVVTTPQQVSLQDARRGLAMFLQMGVNVLGVVENMSAFIPPDAPQKRYPIFGSGGGATLAQEAGVPLLAELPLEMPVREGGDDGRPVVLSAPESVTAQAFDALAKLLQVEQLAPS; the protein is encoded by the coding sequence GTGCCGCCTACTGCGCCCAGCTCTGAGCCAACTTCTGGGGCTAGTTCTGGAGCAAATGCCGCGGCCACTCTCGAGCAGGCCCAGGGCGCCCTGGAGGGGGTCAAGGATGCGGGCAGCGGCCGCAGCGTGGTCGAATTGGGCTGGATTGGCCCAGCCAAGCTCCAGGGCGAGCGGGCCGTAATTCGCCTGGCGCTGCCGGGCTTTGCCCAGGGCCAACAGGGTCGCATTGCCGAAGAAGCGCGTTCAGCCCTGCTGGCCCTTGAGGGCATCAAGGAAGTGCAAATCGAAGTGGGCCAGCCGGCGGGGGCAGCCCCAATCGGCGCAGCGGGGCATGGAGCAGCGGGGCATGGAGCAGCGGGGCACGGCCAGGTGCCGGAGCGCCAGCCGATCCCCGGGGTCAAGAAGGTGATTGCCGTGAGCAGCGGCAAAGGCGGTGTGGGCAAAAGCACGGTGGCCGTAAATCTGGCCTGTGCCCTGGCTGGCCGCGGCCTCAAGGTGGGCCTGCTCGATGCCGACATCTACGGCCCCAACGCCCCCACCATGCTCGGGGTGGCCGATCGCACCCCGGAGGTGCAGGGCGAGGGCCCATCCCAGGTGCTCACCCCGATCGAGACCTGCGGCATCGCCATGGTTTCGATGGGGCTCCTAATTGCCGAAAACCAACCGGTGATTTGGCGGGGCCCGATGTTGAACGGGATCATTCGCCAGTTTCTGTACCAGGTGAATTGGGGCGAGCGGGATGTGCTGGTGGTCGACCTGCCCCCTGGCACCGGTGATGCCCAATTGAGCCTGGCCCAAGCCGTGCCCATGGCGGGGGTGATCGTTGTCACCACGCCCCAGCAGGTGTCGCTGCAGGATGCCCGCCGCGGCCTGGCGATGTTTTTGCAAATGGGCGTAAATGTGCTCGGGGTGGTGGAAAACATGAGTGCCTTCATTCCGCCCGACGCGCCGCAAAAGCGGTATCCGATCTTTGGCAGTGGCGGCGGCGCCACCTTGGCCCAGGAGGCCGGGGTGCCCCTACTGGCCGAACTACCCCTGGAAATGCCTGTGCGCGAGGGCGGCGACGACGGCAGGCCCGTGGTGTTGAGTGCACCCGAATCGGTAACGGCCCAGGCCTTTGATGCACTCGCCAAGCTGCTCCAAGTCGAGCAGTTGGCCCCTAGCTAA
- the rodA gene encoding rod shape-determining protein RodA codes for MASLLGRRQKFFGGGDQKRRRWYDDVDKILWGVPLGLTALAGGLIASTQRQASYADWYDHWITAAVGMALALILARLPLERINSLLAPLYGLTVVSLLAVRFVGTSALGAQRWISIAGFHVQPSEFAKMAAILLLAGVLARYPIERPVDLIRPSALIGLPWILVFIQPDLGTSLVFGAVLLVMLFWAGMPTPWLVLLLSPLVAAILAGSWPWALAGWIPLMTYLAWSSLPWQRVAMAVVVAIQGLFALITPYLWLHGLKDYQRDRLLVFLDPAKDPLGAGYHLMQSKIGIGSGEWFGTGLLQGHLTKLRFIPEQHTDFIFSALGEEMGFLGCLLVICAYGLLMWRLLVIARQARSDFESLVVVGVGAMLMFQILVNIFMTIGLGPVTGIPLPWMSYGRSAMLVNFAALGFCSSVARRGKANTEPW; via the coding sequence ATGGCGAGCCTGCTGGGCCGGCGTCAGAAATTCTTTGGCGGGGGCGACCAAAAACGCCGCCGTTGGTACGACGATGTCGACAAAATTCTCTGGGGCGTGCCCCTCGGCCTCACGGCCCTAGCCGGCGGCCTGATCGCCAGCACCCAAAGGCAGGCCTCCTACGCCGATTGGTACGACCACTGGATTACGGCGGCCGTGGGCATGGCCCTGGCCCTGATCCTCGCCAGGCTGCCCCTTGAGCGGATCAACTCCCTACTCGCGCCGCTCTATGGGCTCACGGTGGTCAGCCTGCTGGCGGTGCGATTTGTCGGCACCTCGGCCTTAGGGGCCCAGCGCTGGATCAGCATTGCCGGCTTCCATGTGCAGCCCTCGGAATTCGCCAAAATGGCGGCCATCCTGCTGCTGGCAGGGGTTTTGGCGCGCTACCCAATCGAGCGACCGGTGGATTTGATCCGGCCCAGCGCCCTGATTGGCCTGCCCTGGATTTTGGTGTTTATCCAGCCCGATCTGGGCACCTCCTTGGTTTTTGGGGCGGTGCTGCTGGTGATGTTGTTTTGGGCGGGCATGCCCACGCCCTGGCTGGTGCTGCTGCTTTCACCGCTGGTCGCGGCAATTTTGGCGGGCAGCTGGCCCTGGGCCTTGGCCGGCTGGATACCCCTCATGACCTACCTGGCCTGGAGCTCCCTGCCCTGGCAACGGGTAGCAATGGCGGTAGTAGTGGCGATCCAGGGCCTATTTGCCCTGATTACCCCCTACCTCTGGCTGCACGGCCTCAAGGATTACCAGCGCGATCGGTTGCTGGTTTTTCTTGATCCCGCCAAGGACCCCCTCGGGGCCGGCTATCACTTGATGCAGAGCAAAATCGGCATTGGCTCTGGCGAGTGGTTTGGCACCGGTCTGCTCCAGGGCCATCTCACAAAATTGCGCTTTATCCCTGAGCAGCACACCGATTTCATCTTCAGCGCCCTGGGGGAAGAAATGGGCTTTCTGGGTTGCCTGCTGGTGATCTGCGCCTATGGCCTGCTGATGTGGCGCCTGCTAGTGATCGCTAGACAAGCCCGGAGCGATTTCGAATCGCTGGTGGTGGTGGGGGTGGGTGCAATGTTGATGTTCCAAATACTGGTCAACATCTTCATGACGATTGGCCTGGGCCCCGTAACTGGCATTCCCCTGCCCTGGATGAGCTACGGGCGCTCGGCCATGCTAGTGAACTTCGCCGCCCTGGGCTTTTGCTCCTCCGTGGCCCGGCGCGGCAAGGCCAACACAGAGCCATGGTGA